In Rhodothermales bacterium, a genomic segment contains:
- a CDS encoding elongation factor G → MKVYDADHIRNVALVGHQGSGKTMLAESMLYAAGALKRMGTIEDGTTVSDYHSSEKERGMSVFASLMHVEYLGKKINVIDTPGYPDFMGEVSASLHVVDSALFVINAAEGVQVGTELAWQAAVDQGTPSMFVINQLDRPDTDFRDVVSQIKDRFGRGATVVQLPVGAGKRAVIDVLLMKQVSFDDHGKMTVGPIDAEFSEEADQLHNELVENIAENDESLMELYFEQGELSEDQMRAGLREAMIRHQLFPIFLTSATANIGTARLMEFVGNVCPTPNQMPPARLADGGTIAPDSSAEPVALIYRTMSESHVGDFSFFRVYSGTLQTGMDLVNADTGVTERLGQLYSINGHERDSVERMYAGDLGALVKLKNTHTNNTLHAKGSKAVMEKIEFPAPRFSAAVVPAKEGEEDKLAAGLHQLHEEDPSLHIVHDQLLGQLVILGQGDVHLDIAKFRLKNRFGVDVEYTKPKVAYRETVQNQARAKYRHKKQTGGAGQFADIAILVEPLNGDFVPPDDIKMRGEHTEETSWGSKVHFVDGIVGGVIDMRRFFGAIQKGIMEACQRGPVAGYPVGDVRVVVYDGGMHAVDSNDAAFKTAARACFRDAFRQANPVLMEPIHDVEVLIPDSYTGDVMGDMNTRRARIQGIETEGPFQKVVAKVPEAELYRYSTSLRSMTQGRGLHRSKFDSYEAMPRHVQESVAAEAQIEDD, encoded by the coding sequence ATGAAAGTTTACGATGCCGACCATATCCGGAATGTTGCCCTGGTAGGACACCAGGGCAGCGGTAAAACCATGCTTGCCGAATCCATGCTCTACGCCGCCGGGGCGTTGAAACGCATGGGTACCATTGAAGACGGAACGACGGTTTCCGACTACCACTCGAGTGAAAAGGAGCGCGGCATGTCCGTGTTTGCATCGCTCATGCACGTGGAGTACCTGGGCAAGAAGATCAATGTGATCGACACGCCGGGCTACCCGGACTTCATGGGAGAGGTGTCTGCGTCCTTGCACGTGGTGGATTCTGCGCTTTTCGTCATCAACGCGGCAGAAGGGGTGCAGGTGGGTACTGAGTTGGCGTGGCAGGCGGCCGTCGACCAGGGTACGCCGTCCATGTTCGTCATCAACCAACTCGACCGGCCCGATACGGATTTCCGGGATGTGGTGTCCCAGATCAAGGATCGGTTCGGGCGGGGCGCGACGGTCGTCCAACTGCCGGTGGGTGCCGGGAAACGCGCCGTGATCGACGTGCTCCTCATGAAGCAGGTTTCGTTCGATGATCACGGCAAGATGACCGTGGGCCCCATCGATGCGGAATTCTCGGAAGAGGCGGACCAACTGCACAACGAACTCGTGGAGAACATCGCCGAGAACGACGAGAGCCTGATGGAGCTGTATTTCGAGCAGGGCGAACTCTCGGAGGACCAGATGCGGGCCGGACTTCGGGAAGCCATGATCCGGCATCAGTTGTTTCCCATCTTCCTGACCAGTGCCACGGCCAACATCGGAACGGCCCGGCTCATGGAATTCGTGGGCAACGTGTGTCCGACGCCGAACCAGATGCCGCCGGCCCGCCTGGCCGATGGCGGCACGATTGCGCCGGACTCCAGCGCCGAACCGGTGGCCCTCATTTACCGGACCATGTCGGAGTCGCACGTCGGTGACTTCTCGTTCTTCCGCGTGTATTCAGGCACGCTGCAGACGGGCATGGATCTGGTCAACGCCGATACGGGCGTCACGGAACGCCTGGGACAACTCTATTCCATCAACGGTCACGAGCGCGACAGTGTGGAACGGATGTACGCGGGCGACCTGGGTGCGCTCGTCAAATTGAAGAACACCCATACGAACAATACCCTCCATGCCAAGGGCAGCAAGGCGGTCATGGAAAAGATTGAGTTCCCGGCCCCGCGGTTCTCGGCCGCCGTCGTACCCGCAAAGGAAGGAGAGGAAGACAAACTGGCTGCGGGACTGCATCAGCTGCACGAGGAAGACCCGTCGTTGCACATTGTCCACGATCAGCTGCTGGGCCAGCTCGTTATCCTGGGACAAGGGGACGTGCACCTCGATATCGCCAAATTCCGGCTGAAGAACCGGTTCGGCGTGGACGTGGAATACACGAAACCGAAGGTGGCCTACCGGGAAACCGTCCAGAACCAGGCGCGCGCCAAGTACCGCCACAAGAAACAGACGGGTGGTGCAGGACAGTTCGCCGACATTGCCATCCTGGTCGAGCCGCTGAACGGTGATTTTGTCCCACCGGATGACATCAAAATGCGCGGCGAGCACACCGAAGAAACCTCTTGGGGGTCCAAGGTGCATTTCGTGGACGGCATTGTGGGCGGTGTGATCGACATGCGCCGCTTCTTCGGAGCCATCCAGAAGGGGATCATGGAGGCCTGTCAGCGCGGGCCCGTGGCCGGTTATCCGGTCGGGGATGTCCGCGTGGTGGTGTACGATGGGGGAATGCATGCGGTGGATTCGAATGATGCCGCGTTCAAGACTGCGGCTCGCGCCTGCTTCCGCGATGCGTTCCGCCAGGCCAATCCGGTACTGATGGAGCCCATCCACGACGTGGAGGTCCTCATACCGGATTCCTATACGGGTGACGTCATGGGCGACATGAACACGCGGCGCGCCCGCATCCAGGGAATCGAGACCGAAGGGCCGTTCCAGAAGGTCGTGGCCAAGGTGCCCGAGGCGGAATTGTACCGCTATTCCACATCGCTGAGGTCCATGACCCAGGGGCGCGGCCTGCATCGATCGAAGTTCGATTCGTATGAGGCCATGCCGCGTCACGTCCAGGAATCCGTGGCGGCTGAGGCACAAATCGAGGACGATTGA
- a CDS encoding N-acetylmuramoyl-L-alanine amidase, giving the protein MSRKEILRRVYEENKRINEDRLGGRAPYGRRVAVGVGGFGILVVVLVVAIISLTADDSSERRRLADGATVGGGRSDARLEMPVQRDSGLVDLESVAPVGPPVGSLDGAGVPMAALFDLGVRTIVLDPGHGGRDGGTAGASGLLEKEIVLDVARRLERRLEQSGHYDVLLTRTADSTLSLRQRVEFSNEVGADLFISLHVNWFPSDSVNAIETYYFGSHSDNTVLRLAERENQNSDYSVAEFNRLMSNVGERVKGEESRTLALAVQRSIIRNTRERIGAVQNWGIKSGPFVVLVGTEAPGILAEIGVLSNDAEESRLATAEYRELLALFLEEGIVNYLQTLTSDTPSE; this is encoded by the coding sequence ATGTCCCGCAAGGAAATTCTTCGTCGTGTCTACGAAGAGAACAAACGCATAAACGAAGATCGTCTGGGCGGGAGGGCCCCATACGGTCGTCGCGTCGCCGTGGGTGTGGGCGGATTCGGCATTCTGGTCGTCGTGCTGGTCGTGGCCATCATCAGTCTGACGGCCGATGATTCCTCGGAGCGACGGCGGTTGGCGGATGGCGCGACGGTGGGCGGCGGTCGTTCGGATGCGCGCCTGGAAATGCCGGTCCAACGCGATTCGGGATTGGTGGACCTGGAGTCGGTTGCGCCCGTCGGGCCGCCCGTGGGCAGCCTGGACGGTGCAGGAGTCCCGATGGCCGCCCTGTTCGATCTGGGGGTGCGGACCATTGTCCTTGACCCCGGGCATGGAGGGCGGGACGGGGGAACCGCCGGTGCGTCGGGACTGCTCGAGAAGGAGATCGTGCTCGACGTGGCCCGACGTCTGGAGCGCCGGTTGGAGCAGTCGGGACACTATGACGTGTTGCTGACGCGGACGGCGGATTCCACGCTTTCGCTCCGCCAGCGGGTGGAGTTTTCGAATGAGGTGGGCGCCGACCTGTTCATTTCGTTGCACGTGAACTGGTTTCCGTCGGACTCGGTGAATGCCATTGAGACCTATTACTTCGGGTCCCACTCCGACAATACAGTATTGCGTCTGGCAGAGCGGGAGAACCAGAATTCGGATTATTCGGTGGCGGAGTTCAACCGACTGATGTCAAACGTGGGAGAGCGTGTGAAAGGGGAAGAATCGCGCACCCTGGCGCTGGCCGTGCAGCGCAGCATCATCCGGAATACCCGGGAGCGGATTGGAGCCGTTCAGAATTGGGGGATCAAATCAGGTCCTTTCGTAGTGCTTGTAGGAACGGAAGCCCCTGGCATTCTTGCGGAAATTGGCGTACTTAGTAATGACGCCGAGGAATCCCGCCTGGCTACGGCGGAGTACCGGGAGCTGTTGGCCCTCTTCCTGGAGGAGGGCATAGTCAATTACCTGCAAACCCTGACGTCCGATACCCCGTCAGAGTAG
- the mamK gene encoding MamK family actin-like protein, producing the protein MAAKKTTTAKKDTLYIGIDLGTSRSAIVASNGKRDWEQSYVGWPKDFVARKMLGKSILFGEEAVEHRLSLNLSRPLEQGVIRDGTVRDEEAVRELVHHLIQKVNPGSSTEIFAAVGVPAEALRVNKMAIRDAVKEYADRLMVVSEPFAVAYGLGVLNNALIIDIGAGTMDFCIMHGTMPGEEDQRTLTMAGDWIDRNLMELLKERHPTARFSETLVRAAKESGGFVGSGKNRVKLKVPVDGVSTSLDITNEMQRVCESLVPAMAEAVMDLISRYEPDFQDEVKQNIFLAGGGSQIRGLDLALTDALKDYGSFAVNIVDDPLYSGAEGALALAQDMPDEYWEDM; encoded by the coding sequence ATGGCTGCGAAAAAGACGACTACTGCAAAAAAGGATACGCTGTACATTGGCATTGACCTGGGGACCTCCCGTAGCGCCATCGTGGCCAGCAATGGCAAACGCGACTGGGAACAGAGCTACGTCGGTTGGCCCAAGGACTTCGTGGCGCGCAAAATGCTCGGCAAGTCCATCCTGTTCGGTGAGGAAGCTGTCGAGCACCGGTTGTCACTGAATCTGTCGCGGCCGTTGGAGCAGGGCGTCATCCGGGATGGCACCGTCCGCGACGAGGAAGCGGTTCGCGAGTTGGTCCATCATCTCATCCAGAAAGTGAACCCCGGTTCGTCGACCGAGATTTTTGCCGCCGTCGGCGTCCCCGCCGAAGCGCTCCGCGTGAACAAGATGGCCATCCGGGATGCGGTAAAGGAATATGCCGACCGCCTGATGGTCGTCTCCGAGCCGTTTGCCGTGGCGTACGGGCTCGGCGTCCTGAACAACGCGCTGATCATAGATATCGGCGCCGGTACCATGGACTTCTGCATCATGCATGGCACCATGCCGGGTGAGGAGGACCAGCGTACGCTCACCATGGCTGGCGACTGGATTGACCGCAATCTCATGGAGCTGCTGAAGGAGCGGCATCCCACGGCCCGCTTCTCTGAAACACTCGTCCGCGCCGCCAAGGAATCCGGTGGCTTCGTGGGCAGCGGCAAGAACCGCGTCAAGCTGAAGGTCCCGGTGGACGGGGTCTCCACGTCGCTCGACATCACGAATGAGATGCAGCGCGTGTGCGAAAGCCTGGTCCCGGCCATGGCGGAAGCCGTCATGGATTTGATTTCCCGATACGAGCCGGACTTCCAGGACGAAGTCAAGCAGAACATCTTCCTGGCCGGCGGTGGCAGCCAGATCCGTGGCCTCGACCTCGCGCTGACCGATGCGCTCAAGGATTACGGCTCGTTCGCGGTGAACATTGTGGACGATCCGCTCTATTCGGGCGCGGAAGGCGCCCTCGCACTCGCTCAGGACATGCCGGACGAGTACTGGGAGGATATGTGA
- the holB gene encoding DNA polymerase III subunit delta' produces MFWNRLINQARVRDALKRAVDSERVAHAWLFHGPDGSGKRAAAIAFAQMLQCTQRQDGQACGECLACDKVARLIHPDVHVLMPHTNDATMDDLNARVALLAESPYEIVDFQRRPSLDGSGGGTNKQVAYLVDRVQEDIRRPMGYRPAEGVYRIAILLDADLMRTEAANAFLKMLEEPGPQTVFMLLTSRLDHMLPTIMSRCQQVRFDRLHADDIAAGLVTEGLADADLAGVLARMADGSYSLARSMAQSDDLRGSREEVLDFLRQSYVGNGHVLLQKVDAMANMGREPLKFVLQVLLGMLRDLLLLSAAGPDAPIVNVDRRDVLRKFLEGLPDARLETMIESVERSMMLVERNTNARLLLSVLSMSLGKAMRGDREALVPLSLTA; encoded by the coding sequence ATGTTCTGGAATCGACTCATCAATCAGGCGCGTGTGCGCGACGCGCTGAAGCGCGCGGTGGACAGCGAGCGGGTGGCCCACGCCTGGTTGTTCCACGGTCCGGACGGATCGGGAAAGCGGGCGGCGGCCATAGCGTTTGCTCAGATGCTCCAGTGCACGCAGCGTCAGGACGGGCAAGCGTGTGGGGAGTGCCTGGCCTGTGACAAGGTCGCACGGCTCATCCACCCGGACGTCCACGTGCTCATGCCGCACACGAACGACGCCACAATGGACGATTTGAATGCTCGCGTGGCGCTTCTGGCGGAGTCTCCGTACGAAATCGTGGATTTCCAGCGGCGGCCGTCGCTCGACGGATCGGGAGGTGGGACGAACAAACAGGTGGCCTATCTGGTGGATCGGGTCCAGGAGGACATCCGGCGTCCGATGGGCTATCGCCCGGCCGAGGGCGTGTACCGGATTGCCATCCTGTTGGATGCCGATCTCATGCGCACCGAGGCGGCGAATGCCTTCCTGAAGATGCTGGAAGAACCCGGACCGCAAACCGTGTTCATGCTCCTGACGAGTCGGCTCGACCACATGCTTCCGACCATCATGAGCCGATGCCAGCAGGTCCGTTTCGATCGACTCCATGCCGATGACATTGCCGCCGGTTTGGTGACGGAAGGACTGGCCGATGCAGATCTGGCCGGTGTCCTCGCGCGCATGGCCGATGGATCCTACAGCCTGGCCCGCTCCATGGCCCAGTCAGACGATCTGCGGGGCAGCCGGGAAGAGGTGCTGGATTTCCTGCGGCAATCGTATGTCGGAAACGGGCATGTCCTTTTGCAGAAGGTGGATGCCATGGCGAATATGGGCCGTGAACCCCTCAAATTCGTGTTGCAGGTGCTGCTCGGCATGCTCCGCGACCTGTTGCTGCTCTCTGCCGCCGGACCGGACGCCCCCATCGTGAATGTGGATCGACGGGACGTGCTCCGGAAGTTCCTGGAAGGCCTGCCGGATGCCCGCCTTGAAACCATGATCGAGAGCGTGGAGCGGTCCATGATGCTCGTGGAGCGCAACACGAATGCACGTCTCTTGTTGTCGGTCCTGTCCATGTCCCTCGGAAAGGCCATGCGGGGCGACCGGGAGGCGTTGGTGCCGCTGTCGCTTACGGCTTGA
- a CDS encoding co-chaperone GroES family protein, producing MRELIMVGDRVLVSPDQGERKTSSGLVLPASVAEKERVQGGTVISVGPGYVTPNPEFSEGEPWSRGGEAVRYLPLQAQKGDTAWFLRKEAIEIEFEGDAFLIVPHGAILALVRPSADDILGSLKP from the coding sequence ATGCGTGAACTGATCATGGTCGGAGACCGTGTCCTGGTGTCTCCGGACCAGGGCGAACGCAAGACCTCGTCCGGACTCGTCCTGCCCGCATCGGTCGCCGAGAAAGAGCGCGTCCAGGGTGGAACGGTGATCAGCGTCGGACCGGGCTACGTCACGCCGAATCCGGAATTCTCAGAGGGTGAGCCGTGGTCGCGAGGCGGCGAGGCCGTACGCTACCTGCCGCTGCAGGCCCAGAAAGGCGACACCGCGTGGTTCCTCCGCAAGGAAGCCATCGAAATCGAGTTTGAAGGCGATGCCTTCCTGATTGTCCCCCACGGTGCCATCCTCGCCCTCGTGCGCCCGTCGGCCGACGACATCCTCGGCTCGCTCAAGCCGTAA
- a CDS encoding glycosyltransferase, translating to MRILVIVNVFRPDLGGGVLFSDLCDGLAERGHEVTVKCAYSYYPEWTDKSGRNGWSIEDATEGRLRVERHGIFIPRNPNSLPQRLVYEASFFLSLARRLPEHGAFDLVLVFCPLVGAVAYGVLAARRSRAPLWLNVQDLSAQAAAAGGLAGAASGVLTWIQNALFRRAPVWSTISEPMVRALSGIPGAPADVHLLPNWLHGSLAEHVRLLAHKRTACHNPVRLLYSGNTGSKQDLLSFCAYLHAVDWPFEFRIHTDGARAGELRDHIASWADPRFILAPLTDEAQLAQWLAWCDLYVITERAGAGSSFIPSKLIPALSSGAPILAVCDRGGPLGDEITRHGTGLLRTWTELEQHGLSPADFTELSTWSTNALTRSAFYSREEGIDRMDAFARRTTGLT from the coding sequence ATGCGCATCCTTGTCATCGTCAACGTGTTCCGACCCGACCTGGGTGGAGGTGTCCTGTTTTCCGATCTTTGCGATGGCCTGGCTGAACGCGGCCATGAGGTCACGGTCAAGTGCGCCTACTCGTACTACCCCGAATGGACGGACAAGTCGGGACGCAACGGGTGGTCCATCGAGGACGCTACGGAAGGCCGGCTGCGCGTGGAGCGCCATGGTATCTTCATTCCCCGGAATCCGAACAGCCTCCCCCAGCGATTGGTGTACGAGGCGTCTTTCTTCCTCTCGCTGGCTCGCCGCTTGCCGGAGCATGGTGCATTCGATCTGGTCCTCGTTTTCTGTCCGCTGGTGGGCGCCGTGGCCTACGGCGTCCTGGCCGCCCGTCGTTCACGTGCTCCGCTATGGCTGAACGTGCAGGACCTGTCGGCGCAGGCGGCAGCCGCCGGAGGGCTCGCCGGTGCTGCATCCGGCGTACTGACGTGGATCCAGAATGCCCTTTTCCGGCGTGCACCAGTCTGGAGTACGATTTCAGAGCCCATGGTGCGTGCGCTTTCCGGAATCCCGGGTGCACCGGCGGATGTCCACCTCCTCCCCAACTGGCTGCACGGCTCGCTCGCGGAGCACGTTCGGTTGTTGGCCCACAAACGCACGGCGTGCCACAATCCGGTACGCCTTTTGTACTCCGGAAACACGGGTTCCAAACAGGACCTGCTGTCGTTCTGTGCCTACCTCCATGCGGTGGACTGGCCCTTCGAATTCCGCATCCACACGGACGGAGCCCGTGCCGGAGAACTCCGGGATCACATTGCCTCATGGGCCGACCCGCGTTTCATCCTGGCCCCCTTGACGGACGAAGCCCAACTGGCACAGTGGCTTGCGTGGTGCGACCTTTACGTCATCACGGAGCGGGCCGGGGCTGGGAGTTCGTTCATACCGTCGAAGCTCATACCGGCCCTGTCCTCCGGTGCTCCCATCCTGGCAGTGTGCGACCGCGGGGGCCCGCTCGGAGACGAAATCACCCGCCACGGTACCGGACTCCTCCGTACGTGGACGGAACTGGAACAACACGGCCTCTCCCCGGCCGACTTCACCGAGCTTTCCACGTGGAGCACGAACGCACTGACGCGCAGTGCATTCTACAGCCGGGAGGAGGGCATTGACCGAATGGATGCCTTCGCGCGCAGGACGACTGGTCTGACCTGA
- the purF gene encoding amidophosphoribosyltransferase, giving the protein MRQHKESCGIVGMFHAENAAHKIYLGLHALQHRGQESAGIVTSVFDEARGKKIMPSHKGPGLVLDVFKDQSVFETLLLGSSGIGHNRYSTSGAADNMANIQPFKVHYRDGNLALAHNGNISNAREIRNSFIERGTLFSSTSDSELVMHLIAQSTRRKQVDKIIDAVSQLEGAFSLVILTDTSLIAVRDPNGFRPLALGLMEQPDSSLGTGWCIASETCAFDLIGATYVRDVEPGEVLVIDDEGCRTGSFQSFQLARNHGVSQCVFEYVYFSRPDSKIFGEMVDKVRRKMGKELAHDAPLPDVPEDEARPIVISVPDSSNTATLGYVSECKNLGQRAKYEIGLIRNHYVGRTFIAPGQKAREQRVRSKFNTVEGVIKDRVVVMVDDSIVRGTTARQLVRMVRAAGAREVHFRVASPPVVAPCYYGMDFPTKEELLANRFEGDLDAMAEWLEVDSLAFLSVEGMMRAVAASNEREHGYCNACFSKNYPVPVESKALKDENEW; this is encoded by the coding sequence ATGCGCCAACACAAAGAGTCCTGTGGCATCGTCGGCATGTTCCATGCCGAAAACGCTGCCCACAAAATCTACCTCGGTCTCCACGCACTCCAACACCGCGGCCAGGAATCAGCCGGCATAGTGACGAGTGTTTTCGACGAGGCGCGGGGCAAGAAAATCATGCCGTCCCACAAGGGACCCGGACTGGTCCTCGATGTATTCAAGGATCAGAGCGTCTTTGAAACGCTGCTGCTGGGTTCGTCCGGCATAGGCCACAACCGGTACTCCACCTCGGGCGCGGCCGACAACATGGCCAATATCCAACCCTTCAAGGTGCATTACCGCGACGGGAATCTGGCCTTGGCCCACAACGGCAATATTTCCAACGCCCGGGAAATCCGGAACAGCTTCATTGAGCGCGGCACGCTGTTTTCCAGCACGTCGGACAGTGAACTGGTCATGCACCTCATTGCCCAGAGTACCCGGCGCAAACAGGTCGACAAGATCATCGATGCCGTATCCCAGTTGGAGGGTGCGTTTTCGCTGGTCATCCTGACCGATACGTCGCTGATCGCCGTTCGCGACCCGAACGGATTCCGGCCCCTGGCGCTCGGATTGATGGAACAACCCGATTCCTCCCTCGGAACCGGCTGGTGCATTGCCTCCGAAACCTGCGCCTTCGATCTCATCGGAGCCACCTATGTGCGGGACGTGGAGCCCGGCGAGGTTCTGGTCATTGACGATGAAGGATGCCGAACCGGATCGTTCCAGTCCTTCCAGTTGGCTCGCAATCATGGCGTCAGCCAGTGCGTCTTCGAGTACGTCTACTTCTCGCGCCCCGATTCCAAGATCTTCGGGGAAATGGTGGACAAAGTGCGCCGCAAGATGGGCAAGGAACTGGCGCACGATGCTCCGCTGCCTGATGTCCCTGAGGACGAAGCCCGCCCCATCGTCATTTCGGTACCGGACTCGTCCAATACCGCGACGCTCGGATACGTCAGCGAGTGCAAGAACCTCGGTCAGCGCGCGAAATACGAAATCGGTCTCATCCGGAACCACTATGTGGGTCGGACCTTCATCGCACCGGGTCAGAAGGCCCGGGAGCAGCGGGTCCGGAGCAAGTTCAATACCGTGGAAGGGGTCATCAAGGACCGTGTTGTGGTTATGGTGGACGACTCCATCGTGCGGGGCACAACGGCCCGGCAGTTGGTCCGGATGGTGCGCGCCGCGGGAGCACGGGAAGTCCATTTCCGCGTGGCGTCCCCGCCCGTCGTAGCACCGTGTTACTACGGCATGGATTTTCCCACGAAGGAGGAATTGCTCGCCAACCGGTTCGAGGGCGATCTGGATGCCATGGCCGAGTGGTTGGAAGTCGATTCGCTGGCGTTCCTGTCCGTGGAAGGCATGATGCGCGCCGTTGCTGCGAGCAATGAAAGGGAGCACGGCTACTGCAATGCGTGTTTCTCGAAGAACTACCCTGTTCCGGTCGAATCGAAGGCGCTGAAGGACGAAAACGAGTGGTGA
- a CDS encoding hemolysin family protein, producing the protein MMSAETLLAGALVMVLLLVLSALFSGSEVALFTLDSTQREALANSDDPAAKRVGKLLETPRSILITILVLNTFVNVGAAILAAILTHSVAVANDWSPVLTVILEVLVLTFVLLVVSEITPKLIANRRPVQFAKRMSGVLLVLHRLLYPLSTLLSRTTQSLQKQFRHTSARVSAQDLKTMAEIGEAHGHIELEERELIHSIVEFGDTSVREIMVSRLDIVALHAGATLEEAIKLIRQNGRSRLPLYVEHLDNIMGMVYAKDVLRHITEKPDSDHVDWTRMARPAIFVPMYKKLDDLLSDFQARKTHIAIVVDEYGGTAGLVTLEDVLEEIVGDIRDEHDESEPAMYEQLTDREFLFDARIDLDELNDVTDLDIDTEEYDFETLGGLIFHLAGEIPDAGDAFDHDGMRLVVEEVDNNRVVSVRVTLPETEPPPGH; encoded by the coding sequence ATGATGTCTGCGGAAACACTCCTGGCAGGAGCACTGGTAATGGTGCTCCTGCTGGTGCTTTCGGCCCTCTTCTCCGGCTCGGAAGTCGCGCTGTTCACTTTGGACAGTACCCAACGGGAAGCCTTGGCCAACAGTGATGACCCGGCCGCAAAACGGGTCGGAAAGCTGCTCGAGACGCCGCGGTCCATCCTGATCACCATCCTGGTGTTGAATACGTTCGTGAATGTGGGTGCGGCCATATTGGCGGCCATCCTCACCCACAGTGTGGCCGTTGCGAACGACTGGAGTCCCGTCCTCACGGTCATCCTGGAGGTCCTCGTGCTCACGTTCGTGTTGTTGGTCGTATCGGAAATCACACCCAAGCTCATCGCGAACCGTCGACCCGTACAGTTTGCCAAGCGGATGTCTGGCGTGCTTCTCGTTCTGCACCGGTTGCTCTACCCGCTGTCCACCCTCCTGTCCAGAACCACCCAGAGCCTGCAGAAACAATTCCGACACACGTCAGCGCGCGTATCGGCCCAGGATCTCAAAACCATGGCGGAAATCGGAGAAGCCCACGGCCACATTGAACTCGAGGAGCGGGAACTCATCCACTCCATCGTCGAGTTCGGTGACACCAGTGTCCGGGAAATCATGGTCAGCCGGCTGGATATCGTGGCCCTGCACGCCGGTGCGACGCTGGAGGAAGCCATCAAGCTCATCCGCCAGAACGGACGTTCCCGACTGCCGCTGTACGTGGAGCATCTGGACAACATCATGGGTATGGTCTACGCCAAGGATGTACTTCGCCACATCACGGAAAAGCCGGATTCCGACCATGTGGACTGGACCCGAATGGCCCGGCCGGCCATTTTCGTACCCATGTACAAGAAGCTGGACGACCTGCTCAGCGACTTCCAGGCGCGCAAGACCCATATTGCCATCGTGGTGGACGAATATGGCGGTACCGCCGGATTGGTGACGCTGGAAGACGTGTTGGAAGAGATCGTGGGCGATATCCGGGATGAACACGACGAGTCGGAGCCGGCCATGTACGAGCAGCTCACCGACCGCGAATTCCTGTTCGATGCGCGCATTGACCTGGACGAACTCAACGACGTCACCGATCTGGACATCGATACGGAAGAGTATGATTTCGAGACGCTGGGCGGACTGATTTTTCATCTGGCGGGGGAAATCCCCGATGCCGGGGATGCGTTCGACCATGACGGAATGCGACTGGTGGTGGAGGAAGTGGACAACAACCGCGTCGTCTCCGTACGGGTCACCCTCCCTGAAACCGAGCCCCCGCCGGGGCATTGA